In one window of Vanrija pseudolonga chromosome 5, complete sequence DNA:
- the otud5a gene encoding OTU domain-containing protein 5-A: MAPPALAETRATRSRSRLAQAVVSASYATSADDDDNHGEGSSTGVTRRRSVSVGGGGDSAVSTSSPPRKRRAHRHLAAAAVDGDDTALDVAPSLGVSPAPVPSPAPDTPPHPSTIPITPISPLTPLPLHALSPRRLLLGGGKRGRPRGARSAAAAARQPRSSRTTRSRRTSATPTTLESIAAESVAIKDEVTRLGLALRDVTADGNCLFRAIGDQLWGDQSRHAEVRRLVCDHLERERDLLADFVAGFLNSGEDYDHYVARMRGLGVYGSHIELQAATVVFQRSIRIILAQTSYTVEYGTGKEDAEEDEGKRRTRSAVGKEPEEPAESSSTPPFPPPTPGHSMLWLALFAEAEHYESVRPKGSKAGPANVPDSLSKPHARDVSEAARRERGERVDDAAAPDSKDSRLAQVSASLPAGHGLSPAHIAGVLARTKGDVSAAVEILLEDAEHGVSDSSSEGSGGSAAVEAMLPDLQYRERPGSPSSSDSAPSSASTAPTSPLNDDDSGSDTSYKHDADEAERERVRDAKDAREAGRGRGRGRGRGRARGRGGRRGGKM, from the coding sequence atggcgccgccggccctCGCAGAgacgcgggcgacgcgctcacgATCCCGCCTTGCACAGGCTGTCGTGAGCGCGTCCTacgccaccagcgccgacgacgacgacaaccacgGCGAAGGGAGCAGCACGGGCGTcacgcgccgccgaagcGTCagcgttggcggcggtggtgactCTGCCGTGTCGACCAGCAGCCCACCCCGCAAGCGCCGCGCACATCgccatctcgccgccgctgctgttgaTGGCGATGACACTGCGCTGGACGTTGCGCCTTCCCTTGGCGTATCACCAGCCCCTGTGCCGTCTCCAGCGCCCGACACGCCCCCGCACCCCTCGACAATCCCTATCACGCCCATCTCACCCCTCACTCCTTTGCCGTTACATGCCCTTTCGCCCCGCCGgctcctgctcggcggcgggaaGCGGGGACGGCCCCGCGGcgcacgcagcgcagcggccgccgcaCGCCAGCCGAGAtcgtcgcgcacgacgcggtcgcgacGCACCTCGGCCACACCGACCACGCTAGAGTCGatcgccgccgagtccgtcgccatcaaggacgaggtcaCGCGCCTAGGACTCGCACTTCGCGATGTGACGGCCGACGGCAACTGTCTGTTCCGCGCGATCGGCGACCAGCTATGGGGCGACCAgagccgccacgccgaggtgcgccgcctcgtgTGCGACCACcttgagcgtgagcgcgacctgctcgctgATTTTGTCGCTGGCTTCCTCAACTCGGGCGAGGACTACGACCACTACGTGGCACGGAtgcgcgggctcggcgtctACGGCAGCCACATCGAACTGCAGGCCGCGACGGTCGTCTTCCAGCGCAGCATTCGCATCATCCTCGCGCAGACCAGCTACACGGTTGAATATGGTACCGGGaaggaggatgccgaggaggacgagggcaagcggaggacgagatccgccgtcggcaaggaACCCGAGGAGCCTGCCGAGTCGTCATCCACCCCGCCCTTCCCTCCACCAACCCCAGGCCACTCGATGCTCTGGCTCGCGCTGTTCGCCGAGGCAGAGCACTACGAGTCAGTGCGACCAAAGGGTAGCAAGGCCGGCCCGGCCAACGTCCCCGACTCGCTGTCTAAaccgcacgcgcgcgacgttAGCGAggctgcccgccgcgagcggggtgagcgcgtcgacgacgcggctgCCCCAGACAGCAAGGACTCGCGCCTGGCACaggtctcggcgtcgcttCCCGCAGGGCACGGCTTATCCCCGGCGCACatcgccggcgtgctcgcccgcACCAAGGGCGACGTGTCGGCGGCTGTCGAGatcctgctcgaggacgccgagcatGGCGTGTCGGACAGCTCGAGTGAGGGCTCAGGCGGCTCAGCagccgtcgaggccatgcTCCCGGACCTGCAGTACCGCGAGCGGCCGGGCAGCCCAAGCAGCTCTGACAGTGCGCCATCCAGCGCGTCGACTGCGCCCACGAGCCCActgaacgacgacgactcggggTCCGACACGAGCTACAAGcacgacgcggacgaggcggagcgcgagcgtgtgcgcgacgccaaggacgcgCGGGAGGCCGGGAGGGGGCGTGGACGTGGCCGGGGCAGAGGCcgcgcgagggggaggggagggcgCAGGGGCGGCAAGATGTAG
- the F59B2.3 gene encoding N-acetylglucosamine-6-phosphate deacetylase yields MSDIIRFTNGYLAQADGTALKADLYISRSTGKIISGQQSYYTTELAPARTIDLQGGLLSPGLIDVQINGAYGVDFSELEDGDAGEAAFLAGLDKVAKRIVETGTTSFVPTIITQKEELYAKLLRLLRPRSTPASAHSLGYHAEGPFLHPDRRGAHNNALLLTASARPPIESFNKVYGPGLDQPGVKMITAAPDVEGVMECVENLVERGVTFSIGHSDASLEVAQAAVDRGANMITHLFNAMPPIHHRDPGVIGLLGDPIREAYYGIIVDGLHSHPNTVRIAYGAAPERCILVTDAQWIMDPNLPDGVHHWREGFSFRKEGLRVVIDGTNTLAGSAIPFDQCVANLSHWAAITLPQALVCATHHPAQMLGGEVGRTKGRLELGMDADLVVFGWDGKVRSTWVMGDEVYRAPDVTQGDTIKPLKEVNGKAEH; encoded by the exons atgagCGACATTATCCGCTTCACCAACGGCTACCTCGCCCAGGCAGACGGCACT gcgctcaaggccgacctgTACATCTCGCGCAGCACCGGCAAGATCATCTCGGGCCAGCAGTCGTACTACAccaccgagctcgcgcccgcgcgcaccaTCGACCTGCAGGGCGGCCTGCTCAGCCCCGGCCTGATCGATGTGCAGATCAACGGCGCGTACGGCGTCGACTTttccgagctcgaggacggcgacgccggcgaggcggctttccttgccggccttgacaaggtcgccaagcGGATCGTCGAGACGGGCACGACTAGCTTCGTGCCTACTATCATTACGCAGAAGGAGGAGCTGTATGCCAAG ctcctgcgcctcctccgcccgcgctcgaccccgGCCTCAGCCCACTCGCTAGGCTACCACGCCGAAGGCCCCTTCCTGCACCCCGACCGTCGCGGAGCACACAACaacgcgctgctgctgacggcgtcggcgcgcccgccgatCGAGTCGTTCAACAAGGTCTATGGACCGGGACTGGACCAGCCCGGCGTCAAGATGATCACGGCCGCGCCagacgtcgagggcgtgaTGGAGTGCGTGGAgaacctcgtcgagcgcggcgttaCCTTCTCCATTGGCCACTCGGACGCCagcctcgaggtcgcgcaggcggcggtTGACCGTGGCGCGAACATGATCACGCACTTGTTCAA CGCCATGCCCCCCATCCACCACCGCGACCCCGGCGTCATCGGCCTGCTGGGCGACCCCATCCGCGAAGCCTACTACGGCATCATTGTCGACGGCCTCCACTCGCACCCCAACACTGTGCGCATCGCGTACGGCGCCGCTCCGGAACGGTGCATCCTGGTTACTGATG cccaATGGATCATGGACCCCAACCTCCCCGACGGCGTGCACCACTGGCGCGAGGGCTTCTCGTTCCGGAAAGAGGGCCTGCGGGTGGTCATCGACGGCACCAACACGCTGGCCGGCTCGGCGATCCCGTTCGACCAGTGCGTCGCCAACCTGTCGCACTGGGCGGCGATCACGCTGCCCCAGGCGCTCGTGTGCGCGACGCACCACCCTGCGCAgatgctcggcggcgaggtcggccgtACAAAGGGCCGTCTCGAGCTGGGCAtggacgccgacctcgtcgtgtTTGGCTGGGACGGCAAGGTGCGGAGTACGTGGGTcatgggcgacgaggtgtACCGCGCGCCCGACGTGACGCAGGGCGACACGATCAAGCCGCTCAAGGAGGTCAACGGCAAGGCCGAGCACTAG
- the nagB gene encoding Glucosamine-6-phosphate deaminase, whose translation MRLTIRDTKTEVGHYIGDYIARRINTFVATPGHPNFVLGCPTGSSPLPVYARLVELYKAGKVSFKNVVTFNMDEYVGIPRDHPESYHTFMFKNFFSLIDIDPKNTNLLNGNAEDLYHECEAYEAKILEVGGIDLFLGGIGADGHIAFNEPGSSLKSRTRIKTLAYETILDNCRFFNNDLAAVPRMALTVGVQTVMDAKEVVLVVTGQNKALALSQMIEGGVNHMVTASALQSHPWALVVCDEDATSELRVKTVKYFKSIEKVQDEVEAKYGEVASVRLGLSRVTAA comes from the exons atGCGTCTCACTATCCGCGACACCAAGACCGAGGTCGGCCACTACATTGGCGACTACATCGCGCGCCGCATCAACACGTTTGTCGCCACGCCCGGCCACCCCAACTTTGTGCTCGGGTGCCCTACGGGTTCGTCCCCTCTGCCCGTGTATGCgcgtctcgtcgagctgTACAAGGCGGGCAAGGTGTCGTTCAAG AACGTCGTCACCT TCAACATGGACGAGTACGTCGGCATCCCCCGCGACCACCCCGAGTCGTACCACACCTTCATGTTCAAGAACTTTTTCTCGCTCATTGACATTGA CCCCAAGAACACCAACCTCCTCAACGGCAACGCCGAGGACCTGTACCACGAGTGCGAGGCGTACGAGGCCAAGATCCTCGAGGTGGGCGGCATCGACTTgttcctcggcggcatcggcgcagACGGACACATTGCGTTCAACGAGCCCGGCAGCAGCTTGaagtcgcgcacgcgcatCAAGACGCTGGCGTACGAGACCATCCTCGACAACTGCCGCTTCTTCAACAACGACCTGGCGGCGGTCCCGCGCATGGCGCTCACCGTCGGCGTGCAGACCGTCATGGACGCCAAGgaggtcgtgctcgtcgtcacgGGCCAGAACAAGGCCCTCGCGCTCTCCCAGATgatcgagggcggcgtcaACCACATGGTCACGGCGTCCGCGCTCCAGTCGCACCCCTGGGCCCTGGTCGTGTGCGA cgAGGACGCCACCTCCGAGCTCCGTGTCAAGACGGTCAAGTACTTCAAGTCGATCGAAAAGGTccaggacgaggtcgaggcaaagtacggcgaggtcgcctcGGTCCGTCTCGGCCTCAGCCGCGTCACGGCTGCCTAA
- the yteT_0 gene encoding Putative oxidoreductase YteT gives MTADNKKPVTIIVLGGGQRGLTYANYATQHPDLAKVVAVADPREHRRKLFARQHHLTPDRLYNDWTDVAALPRFADAVVIGTLDQLHAPMVTAFSKLGYDILCEKPMATTVAECVDMVKDVQAASATAGHPLIFGIGHVLRYSPYNRAVKQVIDSGALGDIVNIQHMEPVGNQHFAHSFVRGNWSKEEETSFALMTKCCHDLDILSFYLSGRTPVQISSFGSIGLFKPSRKPKEAGDATRCLDCPAEKDCVWSAKKIYLDPFVEKGRKGWASVAVDGDEVNLETITSTLKNGPYGVCVYEAGNDVVDHQVVNIEYEGGVTASMTMSAFTESECNRATVIQGTKGELRGDMKTFTVFDFLTRTSKTHTPEEMPGVAHGGGDDGLSQCFIEAVLERDQSKLGVTPDDVLNSHLTVFAAEQARKEKRVVDFGAFKAAALA, from the exons ATGACGGCCGATAACAAGAAACCCGTGACGatcatcgtcctcggcggcggccagcgcggcctcACCTACGCGAACTATGCGACCCAGCACCCGGATCTGGCAAAGGTTGTGGCAGTTGCCGACCCGCGCGAGCACCGTCGCAAGTTGTTTGCAAGGCAGCACCA CCTCACGCCCGACCGCCTCTACAACGACTGGACggacgtcgccgcgctcccgcgcttcgccgacgccgtggtgATCGGCACGCTCGACCAGCTGCACGCGCCTATGGTGACGGCGTTCAGCAAGCTGGGCTACGACATTCTGTGCGAGAAGcccatggcgacgacggtggccgAGTGCGTCGACATGGTCAAGGACGTGCAGGCtgcgtcggcgaccgccgGCCACCCGCTCATCTTTGGCATCGGCCACGTCCTCCGCTACTCGCCGTACAACCGCGCCGTCAAGCAGGTCATCGACTctggcgccctcggcgacattgtcaacaTCCAGCACATGGAGCCCGTGGGCAACCAGCACTTTGCGCACTCGTTTGTCCGCGGTAACTGgagcaaggaggaggagactAGCTTTGCGTTGATGACAAAGTGTTGCCa cgacctcgacatcctctCGTTCTACCTCTCGGGCCGTACACCCGTCCAGATCAGCTCGTTTGGCAGCATCGGCCTGTTCAAGCCGTCGCGCAAGCCCAAggaggcgggcgacgcgacgcgctgccTCGACTGcccggccgagaaggactGCGTCTGGAGCGCCAAGAAGATTTATCTTGACCCCTTCGTCGAGAAGGGTCGCAAgggg TGGGCATCCGTcgcggtcgacggcgacgaggtcaaccTCGAGACCATCACGTCGACGCTCAAGAACGGCCCGTACGGCGTGTGCGTGTACGAAGCCGGCAACGACGTGGTCGACCACCAGGTCGTCAACATCGAgtacgagggcggcgtgacGGCGAGCATGACCATGTCGGCCTTCACCGAGAGCGAGTGCAACCGCGCGACCGTGATCCAGGGGACCaagggcgagctgcgcggcgacatGAAGACGTTCACCGTGTTCGACTTTTTGACCCGCACGTCCAAGACCCACACGCCCGAGGAGATGCCCGGCGTcgcccacggcggcggcgacgacggcctcagCCAGTGCTTTATcgaggccgtgctcgagcgcgaccagagcaagctcggcgtcacgCCCGACGACGTCCTCAACTCGCACCTTACTGTCtttgccgccgagcaggcgcgcaaggagaagcgcgtggtcgactttggcgcgttcaaggctgctgctctggCGTAG